The DNA segment ACAAGAAGGCAGGCCACAGATTGGGACAAAGTATATGCAAAGCACATATCAAAGCATTGACAAGTACCTAAAACATACagagaattcaaaaataagaaaacaaacacgTAGTTTAAAAACCGGCAAAAGGCTTAACAGACAATTCACAAAGAGTATATACACATGGGGAGTAAGCACAGGAAGAGATGCTCAACGTCATCACCCATCAGGGACAGGCAGGATGGGTTCCCCCGGCACATTTACCAGAATGGTGAAACTCAAAAACACTGCCACGGCCAGGTTCGGGGAGGTAGGGGAATGATGCGGAGGAACTGGGATGCTCCCACATTCCTGGCAGGAAGGCACAAGGGCACAGACATTCTGCAAAACGGTTTTGCAGTTTCTGATACATTTAAAGGTGCACTTACCGTGTGACCCAGTAGTCACTCTGGGTGTTTACCCAGAGTGTAAACACTCCCCTGGGTGTTTgccctagagaaatgaaaacagccAGCCACTTGGAAACCCATACTCCAGTGTTTGTAGCAGCCTCGTTTGGGATAACCAAAAGCTGGAAACCACCTTTGATGGACGGTTCTGGAAACAAACTATAGCCTCCCATGCggtggaataccactcagcaatgAAAGGGAACAACCTGTGGACACAGGGAACGATGTGGATGAATCTCAGAGACAGCAGGCTGATCGCCAGGAGCCAGCTCAAAAGGGCTGCATGCTGTGTGATTCCATCTATGTAACGTTCTAGCAAAGACAAAAGTATAGTGACAGAACAGATCATTGGTTGCCAGGGGTTATGGTGGAGTGAGGGTGTGACTACGGAAGGAGGACAGCCGAGGGTGTCGGGTGGGAGAGCTCCTCCTGCCTGTGGCTGTGAGGATCTACACGTGTGTTTGAACTCATAGAACTGTATGGCAAAGGAAGACAGTCACTTTTACTGTACCATAATTAGTAAAAGAAAACGGGAGAactgggaggcagggcaggagggagaagagatgaCACAAGGGAGCCAGGCCAGgtgacaccccagggcttatccTCTGGGCTTGCATGCGGGTGAGACAAGGTCTTTCTGGTAGGACAGTGACATACTCAGAACTCGCCTGAGCATGGTGGCAGGGACGGGGTAGCATTGTGTGCCCAGCGTCAGTCTGCCCAGTTCACTAACACAGCGGGGGTCCCTAGAAGCCCTGGCAGCTGAACTTTCTGGGGACCCGTTCCCAAGTGTCTCACCAAAGTACCTCCGGCAGGTTGTGGAAATGTTTCCTGAGAAGCGGGTATGGTGGGGTGTGATGCCAGTGAGCAGGGCAGAGCCTGAGTgagtggaggaaggaggaagggggagggaccTCGGGAAAGGCAGAGGCGTGGGGGCCAGATGCAGGCTGTCATGGAAGGAGGAGGGACTGACTGATGACAGAACGTGTGCTTCCCCAGCATCAGGCCCTATAGCAAGCAGAGTGTACCTTCTCTTTCCCACGCTGTCCGCTTGGCAGTCGTGGGAGGAGGGACCGCCCTTATTCAGGCTGGCGCTGTCTTAGCTGGGGAGACCCAGCACGGTGTGGACAACGCCTTCCACCGGAAGCTGGGCTGGAAGCTCTAAAGAGACTCCTCCCCTCCTTGCCTCAGGTCGTGTGTGTTCCCCTGTGGATTCTCATGTCCTTCCTGTGCCTGGTGGTCCTCTATTACATCGTGTGGTCCGTCCTGTTCTTGCGCTCCATGGACGTGATTGCAGAGCAGCGCAGGACTCACATAACAATGGCCCTGAGCTGGATGACCATCGTCGTGCCTCTTCTCACTTTTGAGGTGAGCTTTCTACCTACGGGAAGCCTCTCCGGCCCCTAAGGCCCACCCTTCCCTGCAACAGCCTCCTGCCTACCTGGAAAGGCAGCCTGCTATCCCTCGAAATTGCAGTGAGAGCACACCTCCAGGATAGGACGTGTGTCCAAAGAGaatgtcctttctttctcttggggggcgggcaggggctggcGGCGAGGAGTGCACCTTTCCAGTGCGGATGCGTCTGTATGTCTTGAGGTCCTAGTTTTTGAAAGGGCGAGTTGGATATTGGATTTTCGGATTTGAGTTGTGTGGAGAATTCTGGAGTGGCCGCCATTGACTCCTTTGAACAAACACCTGGAGGAGATTCCCATAAAATTCCTGGGGCCGGAAACGTTTCAAGTGGAGGGACTTTTGCTTAACCCTAGAGAGGGAGGTAAAAGCTCATCTCCTGGCAGCCCCTGAGGATGGGTGGTCTTTGGCCGAGACCTGAGGTGCTGACCTTCCCGCTTCTGACAGCTCAGCGGGCAGGGGCCGTCTGATGAGGTGCAGCTTCCAAAGTTGTCCATTTTCTGTCGTTGTGTCAAAAGGACcttgtctgtgtctctctctttagATTCTGCCGGTTCACAAACTGGATGGCCACAATGCGTTCTCCTGCATACCCATCTTCGTGCCTCTGTGGCTCTCCTTGATCACACTGATGGCAACCACGTTTGGACAGAAGGGAGGAAACCACTGTACGTACTCGGCGTGTCAGAAGCCCttcatgtgtgtgtctgtgggggtGCAGGGGTCCCGAACTATGAAAGGATGAGTCTGAGGACCCTGAGTTAGAAGTTTATGCGGGAAAGCAAGGGCTGAGGACGTTCTAGGGCCCTCCAAGGGAAGGGAGAGCTGTCCCCTGGCCTGCACCACGGCTTTCCTCCAAGTGCTCCCCGTGATTTGAGGGAGGAACAAACAAGACAAGCAGCCTCTCACAgctcccctttcctcctctacAAAATTGGGATCAAGATACTTCCTTCCAGGGCTTGTGAGGAGTGGATGAAACGTCCACATCTCCCACTTGAGCCCCGAGATCATCCTAGGTCCCTTTttgccctccccttcccccatgtCCTTGCTGACATCAGTGAGTGTTGTCAGGTGCACCTTGTgtgccctctcttcctctctactTGCATGCAGTGCCACACAGTTTTGAAACGATCTGTAAGGAGGGTCCCTTCCTCACGAGGCTGTGAGCTCCATCGCATGGAACCCCAGAGCACTGGCCTTCTGGAAGCCAGTGGGGTGGGAGCAGTGCCTAGACCGCAGCCCAGGCCATGCTTGCTGCTGCCTGTGCCCCGGGAG comes from the Microcebus murinus isolate Inina unplaced genomic scaffold, M.murinus_Inina_mat1.0 scaf027_hap2_Mmur4.0, whole genome shotgun sequence genome and includes:
- the LOC105857525 gene encoding transmembrane protein 185A, with amino-acid sequence MSFLCLVVLYYIVWSVLFLRSMDVIAEQRRTHITMALSWMTIVVPLLTFEILPVHKLDGHNAFSCIPIFVPLWLSLITLMATTFGQKGGNHWWFGIRKDFCQFLLEIFPFLREYGNISYDLHHEDNEETEETPVPEPPKIAPVFRKKTRVVITQSPGKYVLPPPKLNIEMPD